TTTTATAGAATCTTGTTAAATACACCTGCTCACTATAAATTAAGTGATTACAGAGACTGGAGAAATGAGTTGTATTCAACTCCAGAAACGTATTTCAATGCGTACTTTAAGAATCCATATCAAATTGTAGATCAAAATAGAGATATCAATTACACGAATCGTATTCAAGCTATAGCTAATTTAAAATATACTTTTAACGATTGGGTATCTGCTACTTACAATTTAGGTGGAACGTGGTTTAATAGAGAAACCAAAAATACTCAGGAAGCATATACCTATCAACCAACATCTTATACAAGACCAAGTGATGAAGTCAATGCCGTTTTAAGTGGTATGGGAAGTAACTTTAGGTTAAACTCAGATTTATTGGTTAATATAGAAGGGCAACTATCAGATGACTTTAGTTTAAGGGTCATTCTTGGAACGCATTTAGAAGAATTTAGAAGTAATCAAATAAATATTGTTGGAAACAATCTGTTTACTAATGAAATATTTAATGTAGGCGTAAGAACTGGTGAACTAGGGTTCAACTCAACTAACTTTGCTTCTCCTCAAACAAACTCAAGAAAAAGATTATATTCTTATCTAGGGGATGTTACTTTTGGTTTTAGGGATTATTTATTCCTAACAGGAGCATGGAGGCAGGATACATCATCTACGCTTCCAGTGCAAAATAATACTTATGATTATTATAGTGCCGGTATTTCTTTAATTGCTACCGATGCTATAGAAGGACTTAAAGGAAATGTTCTTAACTTCTTAAAGTTAAATGCCAGTTATGCTTTGGTAGGTAATGATGCTGGTATTGGGCAGGCCAATGAAAACTTCATTGTACCAACTGGATTTCCTATGGGCACTGCTGGATTGAGAGCAACTACAGCTGCTGTTGATCCTAATTTAAGCCCAGAATTTCCGGAGTCAATAGAAGCCGGTTTTAGAGCAGAGTTCTTTAAAAGCAGGATTACACTTGATGCCAATTACTATGATGTATCCTCTACTGATCAAATTAACTCCGTAGGTATTTCTCGTGCTTCAGGAGCAAGTTCATATCTTACTAACCTTGGAGAAATAACTAACAAAGGGATTGAAATAGATTTAAACGTTGTTCCAATACAAACTGAAAATTTCAAATGGGATGTTGGATTCACTTTCACGAAAAACGAATCAGAGGTTGTTGACTTAGGAGGGCCTGATAGATTACAGGTAGGCTTAGGGTTCCAAAATACCGCCACCATTTTCGCAAAGGTTGGTGACCCTTACCCATCGTTATTCGCTCCAGGTTATAATAGAGACCCTCAAGGAAGAATTATTGTTGAAGCCAATGGTAACCCTGCTCCAAGTTCAGAATTGATTAATCTAGGTAGCACAGTACCTGATATCATTGCAGGTGTAACTACTAAGCTAGCCTACAAAGGACTTTCGTTAAGGGCTGTGGCAGATTATAAAACTGGCCATGTATTTTACAGTACTTTGGTTGAAGCTTTGGAATTTGCAGGCTTAACCAAAAATAGTGTTTCGACAAACAGACAACCATTTATCTTTCCTAATTCGGTTTATAATACTGGAACAGCTGAAAACCCTGTATATGTTGAAAATACTGACAGACCAACAACCGATGGTACAAGAAACTTTTGGCAAACATCCTATAACGAAATAAAAGAAAACTACGTTGTAGATGCAACCGCTATTAAAATTAGAGAAATAGCATTAGACTACACCCTACCAGAAAAATTCTTATCCAAAACACCTTTTGAAGGAATTACAATTGGGTTTGTAGCAAATAACTTGATTATGTGGAGAGCAGCTGAAAATATTTATACAGATCCTGAATTTTCAGTGAATTCTGGAGCTGGTCAAAATATTGGAATTGGAGCTACCAATAACACCCAAGTTCAAAATGGTATTACTGGTATTGGGTCTTCTTCACAAGGTCCTCCAACAGGAACTTACGGATTTAAGTTAAATGTTAAATTTTAAAAAAATTGAAAATGAAAAATATAAAAAATCTTATTCTGCTATCGATATTGATGCTTTCCGTATCGTGTAGTGAGAGTTACTTAGATGTAAATCAAAGTTCTGCAAGTCCATCCTCTGGTACTCCAGACTTATTATTACCAGCAGCTCTAAAAAACTCTGCTGACATGCTTTGGAATGCTGACGTACTTAATGGATCTGGGGATTCTTTTAACTTAATTGGAGGTATTCATGCAGGGGTAATTTCAGATTCAGGTGACCGAGTATGGTATGAACCTGAACAACAATATTTGATTATCAACACGACCTATCAGAGAATATGGAATAATACATACACGCTTACCTTAATGAATTATGACATAATTGAGAACTTTGAAGGAGACACATGGGACTATTATAAAGCCATTGCAAAAATCATGAAATCCTTCCATTTTGCTATGCTCGTTGATACTTATGGTGACATTCCATATACGGAAGCCTTTGGAAGAGGTAGTCTTACAGAGCCAGCTTATGATGATGACCAAGACGTTTACAATGCCATTTATAATGAGCTAAACGTTGCCATAAACATGATTGATGATGCTCCCAATGGGACTTTTGACCCACTAGAAAATGATGCCATGTTTCAAGGTAATATGTTGCGTTGGCAGCAATTTGCCAACACCTTAAAATTAAGGATGTTGTTGCGACAAGTAAATACTGGTGAAAATTTATCGGCAAAGTTTAACGAGATAGACAATAACGGTATTGGCTTCTTAAACGGTACTGCGTCCATTAATCCTGGATATTCAGATAATAATGAAAAACAAAATCCTTTCTACACCGTATTTGGTTTAATTCCGGGGGGTGGTGCACCTGCAAGAAACAATGAAGCTACTCGTGGAAATGAATTTTATGTAAACTTTTTAAAGGATAACAGTGATGATAGACTATCAAGACTTTTTGAACCAGCTGAAAGTGATGGTGAGTTTCGCGGTGTACCACAAAACGTTTATACTAATGATTATAGAACAACCGCTACATCACAATTGGGTCCAGGCCTTTTGAAAGGAAGTGACCAACAATTATTTGTTATGGCTGGCTCAGAATCATTATTCCTTCAGGCCGAAGCCGCTCAAAGAGGTTACATATCTGGTGACGCCGGAGCCCTTTACAGAGCAGGAATTGCTGCTTCTTTTGCTGAATTAGGTGTTGAAGACGCTGCAACAGCTGCCGCCGCATATGAAGCTGGCGGGTTCAGCCCACTAGTTGGATGGGATTTAGCAGTAGCCGAAGGTAAAGAGATTGAAGCTATTATAACCCAAAAGTGGGTGGCTTTAGGATTTATTTCTGGTTTTGAAGTATGGATGGATCGTGTTAGAACAAATTTCCCGTCTGACATTCCGATTCCACAAGGTGCTCGTAATACTACTTTCCCTTCAAATTTATTGTACCCAGAAACTGAAACGGCTACGAACCCAGACAATGTACCCTCTCAAACATCTAGTGCCGCATTTGACAGGCATACATTTTGGATGCAGTAATAATAATAATTTAAAAATATATCAATATGAAAAATATAATCAAATCCATTACATTACTTATTGTTATGGGGTTATCTGTTACTTCATGTTTGCTCGATGATACAAATCTAGCAGATTCATTTAACGATGGACCAAACTTTACTAGTTTTTCTAATTTAAACCAGACAGTAAGTGCCGTAGCTGATGGTAACATCGTTACAGCTAATGTAAATATTGAACTCCAAGGCCCTACACTAGTCGGGTTTTCTGAAGACGTTGCTCTTACTATTGCGGTTGATGCAGCCAATACAACAGCTGTTGAAGGTGTTCATTACACCCTTAACTCAACTTCATTAACATTAACGAAAGCAAATAATTATATTGGAACTATTCCAGTTAGTATTATTACTGATGGCATAGAACCTCCTCTGGCCGTTGCACCTGAATTAACACTTGAATTCACCGATGCTAATGGTACAAATGTTATTTCTAGCGGAAAATCTACTACCTTAACGATTATTTATCAGTGTTTTGCTGATTTATCAGGAACCTATCTAGTAACCAATGACGGTTGTGATAATGGTAGCATTGGTACAATGACAACCATTACTCAAAATGCAGATGGCTCTTGGTTTCTCGGAATTGGAGATGGAGGTTTCTTAGGTTATAGTTGCACCGCAAACGGTGGATTAAACAATTTTGCAAATATAGTAG
This genomic stretch from Flavobacteriaceae bacterium GSB9 harbors:
- a CDS encoding SusC/RagA family TonB-linked outer membrane protein, producing the protein MKTKFSGILTLLLAFVVQLTFAQEKTISGTVSDGSGLPLPGATVLIKGTTTGTSSDFDGNYSIKASQGSVLVFSFVGYTTKEIPVGASNTINVVLQEDAQALEEVIVTALGIKRKPKELAYATTVIEQDALVQAAPVDPVSALVGKSSGLNINFSDNGVKPNSTVRLRANSSLSGNNDALIVIDGIPQADTALGDINPNDIESVNILKGASSVTLYGSQGANGALIITTKRGKNNGKLSVSVNSAVTFEILKFFPETQSQYGSGSSNNFNYTPDENESWGPRYDGTLRQVGPVLADGTFQMLPYAPVRKGRESFFDTGITTQNGISLSGGDENSTYFFSAQRVDKTGITPGDKYWRDNFRFNATRKYGKLETGASVSLFQDKANVAGPSPTDGSFYRILLNTPAHYKLSDYRDWRNELYSTPETYFNAYFKNPYQIVDQNRDINYTNRIQAIANLKYTFNDWVSATYNLGGTWFNRETKNTQEAYTYQPTSYTRPSDEVNAVLSGMGSNFRLNSDLLVNIEGQLSDDFSLRVILGTHLEEFRSNQINIVGNNLFTNEIFNVGVRTGELGFNSTNFASPQTNSRKRLYSYLGDVTFGFRDYLFLTGAWRQDTSSTLPVQNNTYDYYSAGISLIATDAIEGLKGNVLNFLKLNASYALVGNDAGIGQANENFIVPTGFPMGTAGLRATTAAVDPNLSPEFPESIEAGFRAEFFKSRITLDANYYDVSSTDQINSVGISRASGASSYLTNLGEITNKGIEIDLNVVPIQTENFKWDVGFTFTKNESEVVDLGGPDRLQVGLGFQNTATIFAKVGDPYPSLFAPGYNRDPQGRIIVEANGNPAPSSELINLGSTVPDIIAGVTTKLAYKGLSLRAVADYKTGHVFYSTLVEALEFAGLTKNSVSTNRQPFIFPNSVYNTGTAENPVYVENTDRPTTDGTRNFWQTSYNEIKENYVVDATAIKIREIALDYTLPEKFLSKTPFEGITIGFVANNLIMWRAAENIYTDPEFSVNSGAGQNIGIGATNNTQVQNGITGIGSSSQGPPTGTYGFKLNVKF
- a CDS encoding SusD/RagB family nutrient-binding outer membrane lipoprotein, with the translated sequence MKNIKNLILLSILMLSVSCSESYLDVNQSSASPSSGTPDLLLPAALKNSADMLWNADVLNGSGDSFNLIGGIHAGVISDSGDRVWYEPEQQYLIINTTYQRIWNNTYTLTLMNYDIIENFEGDTWDYYKAIAKIMKSFHFAMLVDTYGDIPYTEAFGRGSLTEPAYDDDQDVYNAIYNELNVAINMIDDAPNGTFDPLENDAMFQGNMLRWQQFANTLKLRMLLRQVNTGENLSAKFNEIDNNGIGFLNGTASINPGYSDNNEKQNPFYTVFGLIPGGGAPARNNEATRGNEFYVNFLKDNSDDRLSRLFEPAESDGEFRGVPQNVYTNDYRTTATSQLGPGLLKGSDQQLFVMAGSESLFLQAEAAQRGYISGDAGALYRAGIAASFAELGVEDAATAAAAYEAGGFSPLVGWDLAVAEGKEIEAIITQKWVALGFISGFEVWMDRVRTNFPSDIPIPQGARNTTFPSNLLYPETETATNPDNVPSQTSSAAFDRHTFWMQ